AATGCTGCACTTTATTTTATTGTAGGCGTTGTTGTAGGTTTTGCAGTGTTTTACGGGTATAAATATAAAAAGAGTATCGTCTCAGAATAAAAAGTTAAGAAACCTCATTGCTGAATGAAGCGATGAGGTTTCTTTGTTTAGTTAAACAGGACTTTTTCTGCGGGCAAATTCAACAAAACGAAAACGGTCGAGACGATGCCGGGATTCAGTGTATTGAAAAAGAGTGGTATCTTCTAAATAAACGTCGCTACGTACGACTACAATATGTGTATCATCACCTAAATCCATCAACTCTTGGTCTTCAGGAGTGATTGGGTCGACTGTGATTTCTTTCTGAGCATAGCTAATTGCGAGTCCCAGAGTGTGTTCAATATAGTTATAAATGGAGTCTTGCGCTGCAGCTTGAGGCATCTCAGAAATGATTGAGAGCAATAAGTAATCTTTATCTAGAATAACCACCTCGCCATTAAATCGGCGCTGTCTTTCGATGTAAATCACTTTAGTATCTGTGGGTAGTTTAAGTCTTTCGGCTAATTTTTCAGGGATTGTTTGGACTTCATTTTTAGTCACAATCGTTTCGCTTTTCATCTGTTGTGACTCTTGGAGCTCTTTGAAACTTGTTAAACCTGAGACTGGAAAATCAAATCGATTTACATCTAAAACGATAGAGCCTTTTCCTTGTTTTTTTTGAATATAGCCACTCTCGAGTAGTAATACTAAAGCTTTTCTAATTGTTTCACGGGAAACACTGTACTCTTTAGTTAACTCATTTTCACTAGGTAAAAGTTGACCAGGTTGATACTTTTTTTCTAAAATTGCTTTTTCTAAATCTAAGTAAATTTCATGGAATTTGTTCATAGGGTATCGACCCTCCTTTACTAAAAGTTCATTGAG
This Carnobacterium maltaromaticum DSM 20342 DNA region includes the following protein-coding sequences:
- the treR gene encoding trehalose operon repressor; its protein translation is MNKFHEIYLDLEKAILEKKYQPGQLLPSENELTKEYSVSRETIRKALVLLLESGYIQKKQGKGSIVLDVNRFDFPVSGLTSFKELQESQQMKSETIVTKNEVQTIPEKLAERLKLPTDTKVIYIERQRRFNGEVVILDKDYLLLSIISEMPQAAAQDSIYNYIEHTLGLAISYAQKEITVDPITPEDQELMDLGDDTHIVVVRSDVYLEDTTLFQYTESRHRLDRFRFVEFARRKSPV